The nucleotide sequence TCCCTGGCTCCATCACCAATACTAGCAACATAAAAGTCTGCTGTTAAACCTATTTCATTCTTATATTTTTCACCTATATTTTTTACAAAACTATCTATATTTTTATTTTTTACGATATTTACCGTACACCCTCCAAATCCTGCGCCTGTCATCCTGGCTCCAATCACTCCTTCTTCACTCCATGCCAGTCTAACCATAGTATCTAATTCTATTCCTGTCACTTCATAATCATCCCGTAATGAGATATGAGACTCATTCATCAATTGCCCAAATCTTTGGATATTCCCATTGTTTAGTTTCTTTACAGCTTCAATTGTTCTCTGGTTTTCATAGACTGCATGCCGTGCTCTCTTCCTGTCTATTTCACTTTTTATCAGCTCTTTATTTTCTTCAAATTCCTCTACAGATAGATCTCCCAAAGATTTTATGTCTAATTTATTTTGAAGTTCTTCTAAGGATCTTTCACACTCTGCCCTTCTCTCGTTGTACTTGGAGTCAGCCAGTCCTCTCCTAACATTTGTGTTGGCTATTATGATAGATGCATCTCCTAATTCTACAGGTGCATATATATATTCCAGTGTATTACAATCCAGTAATATTGCCCTATCTTTTTCTCCCATTCCTATGGCAAATTGATCCATTATTCCACAGTTTACCCCTACAAATTCATTTTCAGCTTTCTGGCTCATTTTTACCATCTCAATCATATCTATATCTAAATTATAAAGCCCCTTTAATACCACAGATGTCAAAAGTTCTAGAGATGCAGAGGAGGATAGTCCAGCCCCATTTGGGATATTCCCAAATACCAGCATATCAAAACCCGTCTCAAGGTCGTACCCGCTGTCTTTAAAGATCTTTACCACTCCCTTGGGATAGTTTGTCCAATGATCTCCCTCATCATAGGTCAAATTCTCTAAATCTACCTCTAATATTCCTAACTCTTCAAAATTTTTCGAATAAAATCTTAATTTTTTATCCATTCTGGGTCTTACTAGCCCATAGGTTCCAAATGAAAGTGCACACGGGAATACATGTCCCCCATTATAATCTGTATGTTCTCCGATTAAATTTACCCTTCCAGGTGCAAAAAAAGTTCTCACTTCTCCTAGTCCGAATCTATCTTTAAAATCCCCTATTAATTTTTCTAACATCTCATCTTCCCCCTCTTTTACTTTTCCACACTTTATTAACTAAGTTAATAAAGGTTGTTTATGATATATTTATATGCTTTTTTCTTTTAAAAGTCAAGTCATCTTTTTTATTGACTTATTTTTTCTTTAAACATATAATTTCTTTAGATACCATTAGATCTTTATAATCTTTAAATCTAATTTTAAGGTAAATAAAATATATATTTTAGGAGTCATTATGATAAAACGAACGATGGGTAATTCAGACCTGATTAAGAGGATAAACATCTCAAATATTATAGAAATTTTAAAAACTCAAGGATTAAAATCTAGAGCTGACCTGGCTGTTTTAACAGGACTCACTCCAGCTAGTATAACTAAATTAACAAAAAAACTGATAGATTTAGATATCCTTATAGAATCTGGGATTGGCGTCATTTCTGGAGGAAGGCCGCCTATATTATTAGATATCAATCCTCATGCCGGCTATATCCTGGGAATCACCTTATCTCCTAATGAGATTCAGGGGATTTTAAGCGACGTCAACGGCGCTATCTTATTCAAAGAAAATTTCATATTAGAAAATAAAGGAAAAAAACATATCTTAAATAATTTATCCACCCTTATTTCCAACCTTATCGATAATGTGAATAGGGCTAAAATTTTAGGGATCGGAATTGCCCTCAATGGGATGGTCGATTATGAAAATGGAGTTTCCATCTTTTCACCCCACTATAAGTGGAAAAATTTTAATTTAAGAGCTGTAGTCGAAGAAGAGTTTTCCCTCCCTGTAATTATCGACAACGATGTTAGGGCTATGGCATTGGGAGAGCATAAAAACGGGATAGGCATAGATGAAGATAATTTTGTAGTTATCAATATCGGAGAAGGGATCGGAGCCGGGATTGTACTCAACAACCAACTCTATAGAGGTGAGGGATATAGTGCAGGGGAGATCGGTCATATAACCATTGAAAAAAATAGTCCTCATCTATGTTCATGTGGAAAATATGGATGTCTGGAAGCTATTGTTGGAAGTAAGAAAATTTTAGACCATGTGAGTACTGAAAAAGGGAAATTCTATATGGAGGATCCTAGTATAGAAAAAATATGTGATTTAGCAGTGGGTGGGGACAGATTTTCAATAAATATATTGGAGGAGATTGCTGAAAATCTTGGATATACCCTTTCCTTTTTGGTCAACCTCTTAAATCCAAAAGTTATAATCATAGTTGGTGAGATCAATAGCGGAGGGGAGTTATTTTATAAAAAATTAATGAATAGAGTAAAAAAATACTCCTTAAAAACTTCTACGCTGGATCTAAAGATCATCCCTTCTAAATTGGGCAGTGATGCTGCAACTATAGGAGCTACAACCTTAGTCTATGAAAATCTCTTTAAAGGGAGAAAAATTTTGAAGGTCTAATCTAAAATATCTTAAAAAAAACGTGACGTTATATCTAAAAAGGCACAGTTTATATTTTGACGTGCCCTTATAATTATAATTTATTGGATAAAAGAAAAAGCCAGAAAATCAAAATGATTTCCTAGCTTTTTTATTTTATTTCCTAATATAACTCAGGAAACATTATTCTTTCTACACCCTCTATGATAATGTGTAAGATCATCATGTGAATCTCTTGTATTCTATCTGAAGTCTGCCCAGGAATAATAAATTCATAGTCACACATTCCCTTTAATGTTCCTCCATCTTTTCCTAGGAGCATACAGGTAGTCATTCCTAATTTTTTAGCCTCTTCCACTGCTCTTATTACATTAGCAGAGTTTCCACTAGTAGATATTCCGATAAAGAAATCCCCTTCTTTACCATAAGCTTCTACACCTCTGGCAAATATCTCATCAAAACCAAAATCATTTCCAACACAAGTTATATGAGATGAATCTGAAATTGAGATTGCAGGAAGTGCTCTCCTGTTCCCTCTAAATCTCCCTGTAAATTCCTCTGCAAAATGAAGGGCATCACAGTTACTTCCACCATTTCCACAGATAAGTACTTTATTTTTATTTCCAAAAGCTTCCGCTAATTTCTTGGCCACTTTCTCTGTTAATTTTTCTTCTTTTTCTTTTTCTATAAAATCTTTTAATAGATTTAGTTCTATTTCATATGACTCAATTAAATTCATATTTTTCTCCTTTCTTATATTATTTTAAAGTTCTTCGTGAAGTTTATAAATTTAATTATTTCCAATAAACTCCTTTTATCCTTTGTGATAGCTATTTGGTACCCATCTGATACTTCGTCTATCTTTTCAATAACTTTAAATTCTCCTGATTTAACCTCATCATAGACTGTATAATAAGGTAACACCACATTTCCAACTCCTTCTCTGACGGAAGACTTGATCATACTTAAACTTCCAGTAATTGGAATTTTAGTTTTAAATTCTATTTCATGATTATTTTCTATGGCTGTTACAGCTTCATTATGTTTTAATATCTGCTTACGTATAATAAGAGGAGTATCAGCAACTTCCTTGATATCTCTATAATCCTTTGCACTGATTAAACATAGTGGAAATTTGCCTACATCTATAATCTCTAAATTTATATCTGTTATATGGGTTTCATCGATGATAGCTACATCTATATCCCCGTCTCTTAACCTTTCCAAAATTTCCTTCTTAGAAGCTATTAAGATATCATATTCTATCTCCTGATATACTTTAGAAAATTCTCTCATTAATTTTGGCAGTAGTGGTTCTCCTATGATAGTTGTAGCTCCAATACTTATCCTAGCTCTATCCACTTCTACTATTCTTGCCATCTCTTTTTCCACACGTTTAACTTTTTGGAAGATATCCTCACTCATCTTATATAAAACTTCCCCTGAATAAGTTAATTTTATCTTCTTTGAACTTCTGTCAAATAACTTAGTTCCTAGTAATTCTTCAAACTTTTTTACCTGTATAGATACTGCCGACTGATTTATGTATAAATTATGTGCTGCTTTTGTAAAACTACATTCTTTAGCTACCTCATAAAATATTCTTAAATAGTGTAAATCCAAATTTCCCCACCTCAATAATTTAATTATATTTCAGTATACTACACATCTATATTCTTATTCAATAACTAATTTCAATAATATAAGGGTCCTTCTAGAGTTTTTCTAAATATCTTTTTTTCTTTTAGGTTTTCATGCATTTTTTATAATAAAATGTTATAATTTATTTAGTATAAATAATTTAGGAGGCGACCTATGAAGAACTCAATATTTTTGTTTTTTTTCTTAATATTGATTAATATCACCACCTTTTCCAATGGGACAATTGCCTCTAAAGGTATCAAAACTATTGAGGTTAAGGGACAATATATCAACCTTAATATCATTCCCTATGCTGGTGAGAGTATCATATTAAATCAGTTATCAAATAAAAAAAATCCCATAATAAAAAATAATGTAACCAAAGATACTTTACAATATAATTTAAACAATGAGAAAAAAAATAGTTTTTTTAAAACCAAGATTAAATTCGATCTTTTGATTCCTCAAAATACTAACTTTAAATATCTTATAAAAACTACAAACAGCTCCATCTCTATAAACGGGATAAATGGAAATTTTTCTATCGATAACTCCAAGGGAAAGATCAATATAGATAACCTGGTCGGAACTCTAGAGGTTATGAACTCAAATAGAGATATTAAATTATCTAATATTGTAGGAGACATCTATGTAAAAGGTCTATTCAGCCGAGTAATTACTGAAAATACCCTGGGTGTCCTCAATATTAAAACTACCGATAGGAAAATAAAGATAAAAAATGCTGAAAAGGTAGGAAATATATCCACATCTAATGCTTCTATTTCCGCTGAATTCCAGAATATTATCTCAGATTCAAAAATAGTCACTTCAAATCATAGTCTTACGATAAAGATCCCTGAAAATCATAATTTTAACTTTTCTATTTTCGGTGATCTAATCCATGTAAAAAATGAATTCCCACAATTAAAGACCAATAATTTTTTGATCCTGGGAACATCCAATGGAACTATTAAAATTGAAAAGAAGTAGAAGGGACATTGTCCATCTTCTACTTCTTTTTTTATCTATTTATTGCTTTTAACTCTCAATGCCAAAGTTTCGTATGGTCTCAAGTTCCCACCTTTAAGCGTCTCATTATAATTTGAAATAATCACTTCTCCACCTTTTAACTTTTCCATCTCTGTAACCACTATGTCTTTATCTGTCATATTAGAAAAAACATAGAGTTTCTCCCCTTTATATTCCCTGATATACGAGAAATGTTCCTTAGAGTTTTTATCGATCAAATCAAAGGTACCATCTTTAATAAGGTCCATTTTTTTTCTTATTTCTATCAACTCTTTATAGGTATAGAATATGGAGTTTCTATCCTCCAATGCATCTCGTACATTTATTTTTTTATAGCTTTCATTGACTACAATCCAAGGTATTCCATCTGTGAATCCGGCATTTTTACTGTCATCCCACTGAATCGGTGTTCTTGCATTATCTCTGGAGATATTCTTTACTCTCTTTAACACCTCTTTTTTATCTTCCTTTTCCACTGCCATATCAAAATAATTTATAGCTTCTACATCCTTCATCTCTTCCCTAGTCCATGGCCGATTAATCATCCCTATCTCTTCCCCTTGATAGATATAGGGAGTTCCCTCCATCAAATGAAGTAAGATTGCTAACCCTTTCCCTGATAGTTCTCTGAATTCCTCCCTATCATCTCCAAATCTGGATATTGCCCTGGGCAGATCATGGTTATTATAAAAAAGTGAGTTCCATCCATCATTATGCATTCCTTTTTGCCACTTTTCAAAAATTGCTTTCAGCTTTAATAGGTCAATAGATGTGCTCCATTTATCTGGTCCAAACATAGTATGTTCAAATGTAAAAATTGTTGAAAATTCAGTGTTCTCTAGGTTAGAATATTTTTTAGCATGCTCTAAATCAGCTGACCAGGTTTCTCCTACAGTAAAAGTATCATCATAATTTCTGTAGGTAGCGTTAGCCATCTCTTCTATATATTCATGAAGTTTTGGACCATTGGACATCTCGCACTTTTCCCAGACCTTACTGATCATATCTATTACGTCAAATCTAAACCCTTTTACACCCTTCTCTAACCAAAAGTTCATCATCTTATACGTTTCTTCCCTTACTTCATCATTATCCCAATCCAGATCAGCCTGGGTTTTATCGAAGTTATGCAGGTAGTATAGATCCAGGTTTTCAATATACTCCCAGGCATCTCCTCCAAATATCGAAGTTATAGGATGATCCTCCACAAATTCTTTTTCCCTGAAGACATAGTAATCCTGATATTTTTTGTCCCCTGAAAGAGCTTTTTTAAACCAAGTATGTTCTGTAGATGTATGATTAGCCACTATATCCATAAGGATTCCCATCCCTCTTTTTTCTGCCTCAGATAAAAGCAGATCAAAATCTTCCATACTTCCAAACTCCGGATCGATCTGATAATAATCTGCAATGTCATAGCCATTATCATTTTTAGGAGAGCTGTAGATAGGAGTTAGCCATAGAAGATCCACTCCTAAATTTTCCAAATAATCTAATTTACTTATTATCCCCCTGATATCTCCCATCCCAGTTCCAGTGGTATCCATAAAACTCATAGGATATATCTGATATACTACTTTATCTTTTAAATTTTTATTGATGCCTTTCATATTCTTCCCCCCTATATTTTGTTCGTGGTGCTATTATACCCTAAAAACTAAAAAAACTTGTAAAAAAAATACTTTTTTTCACAAGTTTTAATTTAGTTACAATTTAAGAGTAATTTCAACCTTTAGTACCTATACTTCCTCAGCTTTTTATACCTCACAAAATCTAAATTTATCTCCCTCTCCTATCCTTTGGATCAGCCTTTCATCATCTAAAATTTGTGCTACTACATTCACTCTTTCGTCTGAAGGAAAATCTTTTTGGCATATCTGCAATTCTCCACTGTACCTTTCATATCCTATATTATCTATTGTCACCGATCCAGGTTTTCTATCTATAATATTATTTTTTTTTATGGGATCTTTGAAAATTCCCCTTGATTTTTCACACCTTATGAGAAAATCTCCTGGATCCATCCTATTTTTATGAAGAATATTAAAGATCTCTTCTTCCCCTAAACTCATCTCATACTTTTTTACAGGGAGCAGCCAGGAATCTCTGTCTAACTTTCCCAAAAGTAATAGTTCTTCCTTACTTGCCATAAGATCTCCTACAATAACAAGATCACAGCCTTCTCCCAATAATTCTTGAGCTCCTACTATAGGATGAAGCCCCCTATGAGCTTCCACAGTGGGAAGCCCCTCATAGACAGGCCCTCTTTTTTTAAAGTCACTTGATATAAACCCCATTATTTCCATCCCTAAAGATTTGTAATATTTATTTCTCCGCCTTAATAATTCTATAGATATCCCTGTATCCTTTCTGGGATAGTAATTATGACAAACTGTTATCTTAGAACTGTCCAAACCCATTTTCATGAGATTTTCCATCCATTCTTCGGATACAGTACTGGCATTTAATTGAATAGGATATTTTTTACTTAACCTCACTATCTCCTCATCTGAAAAACCAAAATCTAACCTCAAGGCAAAAATATTATAATCCTCCCATTTATACTTCTCTATATATTTTTTTGAAATATCTACAATTAATTTCATATTTAATTCATTTGTCTGTTTTAAAATTTTTTCAAACTCAAATAAAATTCTTTCTTCATCCGCTTCTGGAATATGCATAGAGGTAAATACTATCTCAACTCCGTTTTCCTTAGCTCTTTTCATATACTTTATGTTTTCCTCTATTTCCATATCCATTCCAGGAAATACTGAAATTCCTATCACCTATACCACCCCTAATTTAAAATATTTAAATCTTTTTTATTTTTTAGGATAGATCTACATTTTTACATCCAAATAGATATGTAAGGATAAACCCTGAAATATATGCAATTACCAATGCTGACATATATAGAATTATTGCTGTGAATACTCCGCTGTTAGATGTCATAGCAAATGACCCTAGTATTCCTGAAGATCCAAATACAGTATTTAATCCAAAGGAAAAGCCCATTTGAGACATTATACCTATATATATTCCTCCAATGGCTCCTCCTGCCATAGATGTAAAGAATGGCTTGACTCTGGGCAGAGTAACACCATAGATCAACGGCTCCCCTATTCCTAAGAATCCCGGTACAATTGCCCCTCTGATATTTTCTCGTAAATTGGATTCTTTAGGAGATTTTACATAGAGAGCTAGTGCTGCACCTACCTGTCCTGCTCCTGCCATGGCTAAGATTGGAAATAATGAGTTCATCCCTGTTGTTTCTACCAATCCCTGATATACCGGTACAAATCCCTGGTGTATTCCCATCATAACTGAGGGGAGAAATAATCCTGCCAAAATTCCCCCTCCAATTGGATTTCCATTTAGATTTGCAAAGGCAAAGTTCATAAGACCGAATAATTTAAATGATAAAGGCATAATCAATGTGTAAGTCAACGTTCCCATAGCTAATAGGGTAATTATAGGAGTGGTAATTATATCCGTCGGTTCCCATGAAAATTTCTCCCTGATAAATATTTCAAATTTAGCTGCAATTATTGTAGTGAATAATATCCCTATCATGCCTCCACGAGGTTCAATAGTTTGACCAAAAAATTCTGCCATACCACTATTTCCACCATCACCATACCCAAGTAAAAACAGCCCCGACAACATCCCTCCTATTACTCCTGACCCGCCAAATGCCTTAGTAGCATTAAACCCTATCATTATATACATAAATTTAGTCAGCGATTTATTGAAGACATTTATATAATTAACCCAGTCACCTGTTATATTTAACTCCTTACACAGTCCTGCTAATCCTGCCAGCATTCCTGCTGCGATAAATCCCGGAATTAATGGAACAAATATATTAGAAAAATTTGCCATAAATCCTTGAAACTTACTTGTCCTTTTGGCTTTTACAGCACTTTTTTGTTTTTTTATAGTATCTTCAAATTTTTCCTCTTGATCGCTTTGATTTTCATCAGTTGATTTATAGAGTTGATCCATTGCTGTATATGCTTTTTTTACCTTTCCAGGACCAAATATCAGCTGTAATTCATCACCATTTTCTTTTAACCCCAATACTCCTTCAACGGCTTTTAATCTTTCCAGATCTACTTTTTCTAAATCCTTTATCGATATCCTCAAACGTGTCATACAGCTTGTATACCCACTGATATTTTTCTTTTCTCCCACAAGCTTCATTATTTTCTCTACAACTTCCTTATAATCCATCTTCCCCCCCTATAACGACTCCTAGTCGAATATATAATCGATAATTTAAATTTATAAATACAGGTAATCATTCCTCTTCATACATTTAAATATCTATTTTCAGATAAATTTGACTGCTTTCAGTGCCTCCCTAATAAAACCTTTTTTTTCTAAAAGCAGTATTTTAGCTTCCTTTGCTTCTAAGCCTCCTAAGATCATAAGGATAGCAGTCTTACAGTGTCCTCCTGTATCTTTTAAGGCAGAGCTGGCTTCCTCTCTAGAACAATCAGTAGCTTCCATGACTATTTTCTTTTGTCTTTCCACTAACTTTTCATTTGTAGCCTCTACATCTACCATTAAGTTTCCATATACCTTTCCTATCTTTATCATGGATCCAGTGGTCAGCATATTCAACACCAATTTTTGTGCTGTTCCAGCCTTTAGCCTAGACGATCCTGTCACCACCTCTCCTCCTACTACTGGAGATATTGGTATCTTTACAGATTCAGCTAATATACTGTCAGGGTTGCAACTGACACCAACAGTTACAGCTCCCAATTCTTCGGCATATTCAATTCCTCCCATTACATATGGGGTTCTTCCGCTTGCTGCTATTCCTACCAATATATCTTTAGAATTAAACCCGATCCCTTTTAAATCATCCACACACAGCTCTTTACTATCTTCAGCATTTTCTACAGCTTTTAAGATTGCATCTTTTCCTCCTGCAATGAGTCCCACTACTAATTCTGCCGGTGTTCCAAATGTAGGAGGACACTCACTGGCATCTAAGATTCCTAATCGTCCAGATGTTCCAGCCCCTATATATATGAGTCTGCCTCCATTTAAGAATGCAGAGCTTATCTTATCTATAGCTTTTGCAATATTTCCTAATTCTTTTTCCACTGCTAAAGCAACTTTTTTATCCTCGTTATTTATTACCCTTACCATCTCCATAGTATTTAACATGTCTATATTTGTAGTATTTTCATTCCTGCTCTCCGTTACCATCTGTTTTAAGTTTAATTCCATGATTTCCTCCGCCAAACTAAATATACCACTATTCTAGAATAAATTATTCCAAAAGTCAAATAGAAAAAGATTTTTTATCGCTAAAATGCTTTAAATATTACAATCAAAATTTAAATTTTTCAAATTAAATAAAATGTAACACTACTCTTCACCTAATAACTCAATCCATGACCAATTTTATAAATTATTTCTCCCTTTTCATTCCTTATATTTACAGGCAATTTCCCATTTGGAACCACCAAAGAACCGTCATTTCCTTTAAATATACTTCTTATTCCCGCTCTGATGTTGGCTTCCAACGAATTTCTTCCATAGTTAGTTTGGTCAAACCCGGTTATTCCATAGATGGCTATATTTGCTTTTACTGTAGGAGTATAGATGATATCATAGGGGTTTCTTGTGGATATACTCACCATTTTTTTCTCATTCTTATTGGAAAATTCAATTATTTCATTGATCTTAGTATCGTTTTTCAGATTATAAGTGGCTAAAAGTATATAATCGGAATTTTTTATTCCATTTTTTAATTCATTTGTTAATCCGTCCCTATAATCTACTGTGAGTTTTTCTATCTTCATATCTTTTTCTATCTTGAGGATTTCATCTTCCATCATGTTTCCACGGGTTTTAGTTTCAGCAATCAATAGTATTTTTTTACCCTTTGCCAGATTCATAGGTAAAATATTCTCATTTTTTATAAGGGTTATCCCTCTTTCAGCTGCTATTTTTTCTATACCTTTATTTTCCTTACTTCCTATAATTTTTTCTGCATCTTTTATCTTTTTCTCAACATTTATTTTTTTATCTAATCCTTTTTTTAATTTCAACTCTACAACTCTTTCTGCTGATTCTTCTACCCTGTTTTTCAGTTCTCTATTACTCTTCATCTCTTTTAATATAGTAGAGTATAAGATATCTAATTTTTTAACCTCCTTCTGCCTCCACACAATTACCGGCATAAGCATGATATCTCCCCCTGCCAATATTGCCCTTTCAACACTTTCAGCTTCTCCAAAATTTTCAGATATAGCATGCATATTCAAAGCATCTGTTATTATTATTCCTTGAAAATTCATTTCATCTCTCAATACTCCGGTCATTATTGGTTTAGAAAGAGTAGCGGGAGTTCCAATCAAAGTTCCATCTTTTTGAGACCTTATTTTCGTATCATCTAAGGTAGGAATAATAACATGGGCTGTCATTATAGCCTCTACCCCATTATCAATAGCCATTTGAAAAGGTATCTTATCTATATTTTCCCACTGTCTTTTATTATAATTTACTGTAGCCAGTCCAATATGGGTATCAGCCTCTGTATTTCCATGTCCCGGGAAATGTTTTATTGTAGAGATCAATCCCTCACCCTGAAGTCCATCTATATAAGAAGCTGCCATATTTCCTACTAATTTAGGATTATCTCCAAAAGACCTCACTCCAATTATAGGGTTTTTTTGATTGGAATTTACATCTACAACTGGTGCAAAATTAAAATTTATCCCCAATGCATCCAGCTCTGTTCCAATAGTTTTTCCCACCTCATAAGCTAAATCCAGATCTCTGCTCGCTCCCAAAGCCATATTCCCCGGCATCTCTGTTCCCTCCTGTAATCTGGTAACATATCCTCCCTCTTGATCTGTACCTATAAATAGCGGCATATTTTTAGAGGACCTCTGCATATCATCTATCAATTTTACTGTCTGCTCTGTATTTGCCAAGTTTTCCCTGAATAAGATAATACCTCCTACCTCATAATCCTGAATAATTTGTTTCACCTCTGAGTTCATTGCAGTAAATGGTCTTTCATTCCAATTTCTAAAATCTATCATCATCAGCTGTCCTAATTTTTCACGGTCACTCATCCCTTCTACTATCTTTTCTGCTCTTACTTTAAGTGTATCTGCCTTCACTGTGCTCTCTGCAATGTTTGTACATCCTAAGATTCCTAAACCTAACCCTAAAGCTATCAACATTTTTTTCATCTTCTTCATATCTTTCACCTCTCTTATTTTATGATAGATTATACTATAAAAAATTCTTCTTTTGAAACAATTATGAGTTTTTTTATTCCAAAATAAATTTCTTATCTTTTTTCACCTTGTGATTAAATAAAAAACAAGTTATACTACAACAATATTAAAAATATATACAGGAGGTATTCAATGAAAAATGAAATTTTAAAATATATAAAATTATTTTTAGGTTTTTTCGTCTGTTCCTTAGGAATTGTTCTCATTATAAGATCCAATCTAGGTTTTTCTCCCTGGGATGTTCTCCATCAAGGTATTTCAAAAGTCGGAAATATTACAATCGGCCAGGCCAGCATCCTTGTTGGAATCTTGGTTATAACTTTGGATGTTTTCTTAGGGGAACAGATCGGCAGCGGTACCGTATTTAATATTATATTCATTGGTGTTTTTATGGATTTAATCCTTTTCTCCAAACTGATTCCTCTTAGCCACACTCCTCTTCTGGGAGTTCCCATGATGTTTATGGGATTGTTTATCTTAGGTGTCGGCTGTTACCTCTACATCTCTACTGGTCTTGGATGCGGTCCCAGAGATGCATTGATGGTTGCTCTCACAAAAAAAACTAATTTTTCTATAATGTTTATAAGAAGTACAATTGAAGTTACTGTTTTAGTTATAGGATATTTTTTAGGAGGATATGCAGGAGTAGGTACCGTGATTACAGCAGTATTCACCGGCAGTTTTATACAGTATGTTTTTAAAATGTTTGATTTTGACGTCAAATCGGTAACCCATAGGAATATAAAGGATGAAGCCGTTCTTTTAAAAGCCTATATT is from Psychrilyobacter atlanticus DSM 19335 and encodes:
- the nagZ gene encoding beta-N-acetylhexosaminidase is translated as MKKMKKMLIALGLGLGILGCTNIAESTVKADTLKVRAEKIVEGMSDREKLGQLMMIDFRNWNERPFTAMNSEVKQIIQDYEVGGIILFRENLANTEQTVKLIDDMQRSSKNMPLFIGTDQEGGYVTRLQEGTEMPGNMALGASRDLDLAYEVGKTIGTELDALGINFNFAPVVDVNSNQKNPIIGVRSFGDNPKLVGNMAASYIDGLQGEGLISTIKHFPGHGNTEADTHIGLATVNYNKRQWENIDKIPFQMAIDNGVEAIMTAHVIIPTLDDTKIRSQKDGTLIGTPATLSKPIMTGVLRDEMNFQGIIITDALNMHAISENFGEAESVERAILAGGDIMLMPVIVWRQKEVKKLDILYSTILKEMKSNRELKNRVEESAERVVELKLKKGLDKKINVEKKIKDAEKIIGSKENKGIEKIAAERGITLIKNENILPMNLAKGKKILLIAETKTRGNMMEDEILKIEKDMKIEKLTVDYRDGLTNELKNGIKNSDYILLATYNLKNDTKINEIIEFSNKNEKKMVSISTRNPYDIIYTPTVKANIAIYGITGFDQTNYGRNSLEANIRAGIRSIFKGNDGSLVVPNGKLPVNIRNEKGEIIYKIGHGLSY
- the murP gene encoding PTS N-acetylmuramic acid transporter subunit IIBC — translated: MDYKEVVEKIMKLVGEKKNISGYTSCMTRLRISIKDLEKVDLERLKAVEGVLGLKENGDELQLIFGPGKVKKAYTAMDQLYKSTDENQSDQEEKFEDTIKKQKSAVKAKRTSKFQGFMANFSNIFVPLIPGFIAAGMLAGLAGLCKELNITGDWVNYINVFNKSLTKFMYIMIGFNATKAFGGSGVIGGMLSGLFLLGYGDGGNSGMAEFFGQTIEPRGGMIGILFTTIIAAKFEIFIREKFSWEPTDIITTPIITLLAMGTLTYTLIMPLSFKLFGLMNFAFANLNGNPIGGGILAGLFLPSVMMGIHQGFVPVYQGLVETTGMNSLFPILAMAGAGQVGAALALYVKSPKESNLRENIRGAIVPGFLGIGEPLIYGVTLPRVKPFFTSMAGGAIGGIYIGIMSQMGFSFGLNTVFGSSGILGSFAMTSNSGVFTAIILYMSALVIAYISGFILTYLFGCKNVDLS
- a CDS encoding YczE/YyaS/YitT family protein; this encodes MKNEILKYIKLFLGFFVCSLGIVLIIRSNLGFSPWDVLHQGISKVGNITIGQASILVGILVITLDVFLGEQIGSGTVFNIIFIGVFMDLILFSKLIPLSHTPLLGVPMMFMGLFILGVGCYLYISTGLGCGPRDALMVALTKKTNFSIMFIRSTIEVTVLVIGYFLGGYAGVGTVITAVFTGSFIQYVFKMFDFDVKSVTHRNIKDEAVLLKAYILKK
- the murQ gene encoding N-acetylmuramic acid 6-phosphate etherase, producing MELNLKQMVTESRNENTTNIDMLNTMEMVRVINNEDKKVALAVEKELGNIAKAIDKISSAFLNGGRLIYIGAGTSGRLGILDASECPPTFGTPAELVVGLIAGGKDAILKAVENAEDSKELCVDDLKGIGFNSKDILVGIAASGRTPYVMGGIEYAEELGAVTVGVSCNPDSILAESVKIPISPVVGGEVVTGSSRLKAGTAQKLVLNMLTTGSMIKIGKVYGNLMVDVEATNEKLVERQKKIVMEATDCSREEASSALKDTGGHCKTAILMILGGLEAKEAKILLLEKKGFIREALKAVKFI